The Campylobacter sp. RM10537 genome has a segment encoding these proteins:
- the tatC gene encoding twin-arginine translocase subunit TatC → MFEELRPHLIELRKRLFISVVAIIVLFLICFSFRNYILEVLKAPLVEVLPEFSKHINVIEMQEGLFTTIKVSFFAAFVFGIPIIFWQFWKFVSPGLYDNEKRLVIPFVSFASIMFALGACFCYFVVVPLAFKFLINFSVNEGFNPVITLGTYVDFFIKVIIAFGLAFEMPVIAFFFAKIGLIDDSFLKRHFRIAVLVIFIFSAFMTPPDFLSQFLMAGPLCGLYGLSILIVQKINPASKEETE, encoded by the coding sequence ATGTTTGAAGAATTACGACCTCATTTAATTGAACTTAGAAAACGTCTTTTTATCAGTGTTGTTGCTATTATTGTATTGTTTTTAATATGCTTTAGCTTTCGTAATTATATTTTAGAAGTTTTAAAAGCTCCTCTTGTAGAAGTTTTACCTGAATTTTCAAAACACATTAATGTTATTGAAATGCAAGAGGGATTATTTACTACTATTAAAGTAAGTTTTTTTGCAGCTTTTGTTTTTGGCATCCCTATTATTTTTTGGCAGTTTTGGAAATTTGTTTCACCTGGACTTTATGATAATGAAAAGCGTCTTGTAATTCCTTTTGTAAGTTTTGCAAGCATTATGTTTGCTTTAGGAGCTTGTTTTTGTTATTTTGTTGTCGTACCCTTAGCCTTTAAATTTTTAATCAATTTTAGCGTTAATGAAGGTTTTAATCCTGTTATTACTTTAGGAACTTATGTTGATTTTTTTATTAAAGTTATTATAGCCTTTGGCTTAGCTTTTGAAATGCCTGTTATTGCATTTTTCTTTGCAAAAATAGGTTTAATTGATGATTCTTTTTTAAAACGTCATTTTCGCATTGCTGTTTTGGTTATTTTTATTTTTTCTGCCTTTATGACACCACCTGATTTTTTATCTCAATTTTTAATGGCCGGACCTCTTTGCGGACTTTATGGACTCTCTATTTTAATTGTTCAAAAAATCAATCCAGCCTCTAAAGAAGAAACAGAGTGA
- the tatB gene encoding Sec-independent protein translocase protein TatB: protein MSFGEIIIILVVAILVLGPDKLPEAIVQVAKILKALKKNIDDAKSSIEKEIRINELKEEAKKYKDEFSSSNQNIRKKLSFEEFDDLKKDILEKTKVDLTFDSSKNNISQNLSGQNLNSDEKPKLTSLEEKMEK, encoded by the coding sequence ATGAGTTTTGGTGAGATTATAATTATTTTAGTGGTAGCAATTTTAGTTTTAGGGCCTGATAAGCTTCCAGAAGCCATTGTGCAAGTAGCTAAAATTTTAAAGGCTTTAAAGAAAAATATTGATGATGCAAAATCAAGCATAGAAAAAGAAATTCGCATTAATGAACTCAAAGAAGAAGCCAAAAAATATAAAGATGAATTTTCTTCAAGCAATCAAAACATAAGAAAAAAACTTAGCTTTGAAGAATTTGATGATCTTAAAAAAGACATTTTAGAAAAAACCAAAGTGGATTTAACTTTTGATAGTAGTAAAAATAATATATCACAAAATCTTAGTGGACAAAATTTAAACTCTGATGAAAAGCCCAAACTTACTTCACTAGAAGAAAAAATGGAAAAATAA
- the hemW gene encoding radical SAM family heme chaperone HemW: protein MHFYIHIPFCESKCHYCAFTSLKKENYEKSYFKALGHDINFHLKKFKIHYNQIKTLFIGGGTPSCIQASSYEHIFKILYPYLAKNAEISCEANPNSASLNWLKAMKNIGVNRISFGAQSFHSEKLKFLGRIHSQDMIFKALENSHKAGFSNINLDLIYDTKMDNKKMLEFELSNLEKIKPLITHLSAYNLTIEPKTAFAKKENFKKNAPNLMKFFIQEIIKLGFFQYEISNFSKNKNSICKHNLGYWKGKDYIGCGLSAVGFHKNQRFYTAKNLKSYIENPTFRNIEKLNPQDLNLEHLFLGLRSIIGIQEKKLNFKQREKANLLAKEKKLNFKQGIYYNPNFLISDELALYF from the coding sequence ATGCATTTTTATATTCATATTCCTTTTTGCGAAAGCAAATGTCATTATTGTGCTTTTACAAGCTTAAAAAAAGAAAATTATGAAAAATCTTATTTTAAGGCCCTAGGTCATGACATAAATTTTCATCTTAAAAAATTTAAAATCCATTACAATCAAATAAAAACGCTCTTTATAGGTGGTGGGACACCAAGTTGCATTCAGGCAAGTAGCTACGAACATATCTTTAAAATTTTATATCCTTATCTAGCCAAAAATGCTGAAATTTCATGTGAAGCTAATCCTAACTCAGCATCATTAAATTGGCTTAAAGCTATGAAAAACATAGGAGTTAATCGCATATCTTTTGGAGCACAAAGTTTTCACTCTGAAAAATTAAAATTTCTTGGAAGAATTCATAGTCAAGATATGATTTTTAAAGCTTTAGAAAACTCACATAAAGCAGGATTTTCTAATATTAATTTAGATCTAATCTATGACACTAAAATGGATAATAAAAAAATGCTCGAATTTGAACTTTCAAATTTAGAAAAAATCAAACCCCTAATTACTCATTTAAGTGCATATAATCTAACTATAGAGCCAAAAACTGCTTTTGCTAAAAAAGAAAATTTTAAAAAAAATGCTCCCAATCTAATGAAATTTTTTATTCAGGAGATAATAAAACTTGGCTTTTTTCAATATGAAATCAGCAATTTTTCTAAAAATAAAAATTCAATATGTAAACACAATTTGGGATATTGGAAAGGCAAAGATTATATAGGGTGTGGTTTAAGTGCAGTAGGATTTCATAAGAATCAACGTTTTTATACAGCTAAAAATTTAAAATCTTATATAGAAAATCCTACTTTTAGAAATATAGAAAAACTAAATCCGCAAGATTTAAATTTAGAGCATCTATTTTTAGGACTTAGAAGCATAATAGGTATCCAAGAAAAAAAATTAAATTTTAAACAAAGAGAAAAAGCTAATTTACTCGCAAAAGAAAAAAAATTAAATTTTAAACAAGGAATTTATTACAATCCTAATTTTTTAATTAGTGACGAACTTGCTTTATATTTTTAA
- a CDS encoding RNA pyrophosphohydrolase has translation MEKEKKYRPNVAAIVLSSHYPLECKIFIAKRSDMDNVWQFPQGGIDEGEKTKNALLRELKEEIGTDEVEIIAEYPEWLSYDFPERVAQKMYPYDGQIQKYFLVRLKDNSKINIQTKHPEFSAYQFVEVKQVFEMIHHFKKNIYIKVLKYFEEKGYI, from the coding sequence GTGGAAAAAGAAAAAAAATATAGACCAAATGTTGCGGCTATTGTTTTGTCAAGTCACTATCCTTTGGAATGTAAAATTTTTATAGCAAAAAGAAGCGATATGGATAATGTTTGGCAATTTCCACAGGGTGGTATTGATGAAGGTGAAAAAACTAAAAATGCTTTATTAAGGGAGCTTAAAGAGGAAATCGGCACTGATGAGGTTGAAATCATTGCTGAATATCCAGAATGGTTAAGCTATGATTTTCCTGAAAGAGTTGCTCAAAAAATGTATCCTTATGATGGACAAATTCAAAAATATTTTTTAGTACGTCTAAAGGATAATTCTAAAATCAATATACAAACAAAACATCCCGAATTTAGCGCTTATCAATTTGTTGAGGTGAAACAAGTTTTTGAAATGATCCATCATTTTAAAAAAAATATTTATATTAAGGTGTTGAAGTATTTTGAAGAGAAAGGTTATATCTGA
- a CDS encoding aspartate kinase: protein MLIVQKYGGTSVGSLERIDAVANRVIESVKQGHQLVVVVSAMSGVTNTLIEQAQYFSSNPNGKDMDMLLSSGERVTSALLSIALNEKGFNAISFSGRKAGIITDSVFTKARISYIDSDAIKKALNEGKIVVIAGFQGVDKEGNVTTLGRGGSDLSAVAIAGALNADLCEIYTDVDGVYTTDPRIEPKAKKLDKISYEEMLELASLGAKVLQNRSVELAKKLNVNLVTRSSFNNNQGTNITKEDGMEQALVSGIALDKNQARVTLRNVEDKPGIAAEIFSILADENINVDMIIQNVGVDGATNLGFTVPQNELELAKNAIKKILHSDTIVESDSAVVKVSIVGVGMKSHSGVASKAFKALADENINIGMISTSEIKISMIVHEKYGELAVRALHECYELDK from the coding sequence ATGCTTATAGTTCAAAAATATGGTGGAACGAGTGTTGGTAGCTTAGAACGCATTGATGCGGTTGCAAATCGTGTTATAGAGAGTGTAAAACAAGGACATCAATTAGTCGTTGTAGTTTCTGCTATGAGTGGAGTTACTAATACTCTCATAGAACAAGCACAATATTTTAGCTCAAATCCTAATGGTAAAGATATGGATATGCTCTTAAGTAGTGGAGAGCGTGTTACAAGCGCTTTGCTTTCTATTGCCTTAAATGAAAAAGGATTTAATGCTATTTCATTTTCTGGAAGAAAAGCAGGTATTATTACAGATAGTGTTTTTACTAAAGCTAGAATTTCTTATATTGATTCCGATGCTATAAAAAAAGCTTTAAATGAAGGAAAAATAGTTGTTATTGCTGGATTTCAAGGTGTTGATAAAGAGGGTAATGTAACTACTTTAGGGCGCGGTGGGAGTGATTTGAGTGCTGTTGCTATAGCTGGAGCTTTAAATGCTGATTTGTGTGAAATTTATACTGATGTTGATGGAGTATACACAACCGATCCGCGTATAGAACCTAAAGCTAAAAAGCTTGATAAAATTTCTTATGAAGAAATGCTCGAGCTTGCAAGTTTAGGTGCTAAAGTTTTGCAAAATCGTTCGGTTGAGCTTGCTAAAAAGTTAAATGTAAATTTAGTTACTAGAAGTAGTTTTAATAATAATCAAGGAACAAATATAACAAAAGAGGATGGAATGGAACAAGCTTTAGTTAGTGGTATTGCTTTAGATAAAAATCAAGCAAGAGTAACTTTAAGAAATGTAGAAGATAAACCAGGAATTGCAGCTGAAATTTTTTCTATTTTAGCGGATGAAAATATTAATGTAGATATGATTATTCAAAATGTCGGAGTGGATGGAGCAACCAATTTAGGTTTTACTGTACCTCAAAACGAATTAGAATTAGCTAAAAATGCTATAAAGAAAATTTTACACTCAGATACTATAGTAGAAAGCGATAGTGCTGTAGTAAAAGTATCTATAGTTGGTGTTGGAATGAAATCTCACTCTGGGGTAGCAAGTAAAGCTTTTAAGGCTTTAGCAGATGAAAATATCAATATAGGTATGATTTCTACTAGTGAAATTAAAATTTCCATGATAGTGCATGAAAAATATGGAGAACTTGCTGTAAGGGCGCTGCATGAATGTTATGAGCTTGATAAATGA
- a CDS encoding HobA family DNA replication regulator has product MSDFLSFTLENIRSGGTFMAWMESRRLEWAPLMQVKLKYLLEGRTFVLMCDEQRSWYEEYFLKNINTKTNRPMLPFVSLNSLCKKKIQKAEEIALLNDLLDITFPNGYVYFYIGSTMDEKSLIAKSKNDSLLWLFDEQLQNSFFLNSKDKDLDIKLISLYKLLDLSLDAILFSKVGLG; this is encoded by the coding sequence ATGAGTGATTTTTTAAGCTTTACACTTGAAAATATACGCAGTGGCGGAACTTTTATGGCGTGGATGGAATCTCGTCGTTTAGAGTGGGCACCTTTAATGCAGGTCAAGCTTAAATATTTACTTGAAGGACGTACGTTTGTATTAATGTGTGATGAGCAAAGATCTTGGTATGAAGAATATTTTTTAAAAAATATTAATACAAAAACAAATCGTCCTATGTTGCCTTTTGTATCTTTAAATTCTTTATGCAAAAAAAAGATACAAAAAGCTGAAGAAATTGCTTTACTTAATGATTTACTTGATATTACTTTTCCTAATGGTTATGTATATTTTTATATAGGATCTACTATGGATGAAAAATCCTTGATAGCTAAATCTAAAAATGATAGTTTATTATGGCTTTTTGATGAGCAATTGCAAAATAGCTTTTTTCTTAATTCTAAAGACAAAGATCTTGATATTAAACTTATTAGCCTTTATAAGCTTTTAGATTTAAGTTTAGATGCAATTTTATTTTCTAAGGTTGGTTTGGGATAA
- a CDS encoding DNA polymerase III subunit delta' yields the protein MFTSKILISEDFERIKEEMIEKYGYKHLRFIPKIPASDFLLDDARLVEKESYIAEVDEKIIILMAHNFRIEAQNFLLKLLEEPPKNIKFLIVVPSKNLLLPTIKSRLICEKRNTKKTKNHLNLDLNKMDLKILFEFLQENENLDKNELMEKIILLTEQMVKIKDFNEKELEFFYESYELAKLNSKSSLILATLLLNFYTKK from the coding sequence GTGTTTACAAGTAAGATTTTAATCAGTGAAGATTTTGAGCGTATTAAAGAGGAAATGATTGAAAAATACGGATATAAGCATTTAAGATTTATTCCTAAAATTCCAGCAAGCGATTTTTTACTTGATGATGCAAGATTGGTTGAAAAAGAAAGTTATATAGCAGAAGTTGATGAAAAAATTATTATTTTAATGGCACACAATTTTAGAATAGAAGCGCAAAATTTTTTATTAAAGCTTCTTGAGGAACCTCCTAAAAATATTAAATTCCTTATAGTTGTACCTTCTAAAAATTTACTTTTACCTACGATTAAATCGCGTCTTATATGTGAAAAGCGTAATACAAAAAAAACAAAAAACCATTTAAATTTAGATTTGAATAAAATGGATTTGAAAATATTGTTTGAATTTTTACAAGAAAATGAAAATCTAGATAAAAATGAACTCATGGAAAAAATTATTCTTTTAACTGAGCAAATGGTTAAAATAAAAGATTTTAATGAGAAAGAACTTGAATTTTTTTATGAAAGTTATGAGTTGGCAAAGCTTAATTCTAAAAGTTCTTTAATCTTGGCTACGCTTTTGCTTAATTTTTATACAAAGAAATAA
- the folP gene encoding dihydropteroate synthase, with protein MKFYKINPDTDFNIICSFINPHQFGRKIMSQKTQIHFVLIKNLSIAAANILKQDALRVGAELVTHKEVITAKITHSNALLMATKEQIQKLISKEKLQDFGLKKLALFLEKDFFKPEKVELMVVMNINEDSFYANSRASKDNFEKKLNEILALNPDYIDIGAVSSRPGSHYCGREEEFKRLKNILDLIYSKKYYEKSIFSLDSFDEFCLKYALDRGFKLINDITGLKNENLARLASEYKTKYCLMHIQKEPSIMQNNPYYEDVLDEISLFFKEKLEILDKYGVKESILDVGIGFGKSAEHNMILIKHLEHFLQFKKPLLIGASRKSVINAYFPSEIKDRLAGTLYLHLKAFENGASIIRVHDLYEHQQLFALASAMKNIGV; from the coding sequence ATGAAATTTTATAAAATCAACCCTGATACTGATTTTAATATAATTTGTTCTTTTATAAACCCTCATCAATTCGGGCGAAAAATTATGAGTCAAAAGACGCAAATTCATTTTGTCTTGATTAAAAATTTAAGTATAGCAGCTGCAAATATTTTAAAGCAAGATGCTTTGAGGGTTGGGGCTGAATTAGTAACTCACAAGGAAGTTATTACAGCCAAAATAACTCATTCTAATGCTCTTTTAATGGCAACAAAAGAACAAATTCAAAAATTAATATCAAAGGAAAAACTTCAAGATTTTGGGCTTAAAAAATTAGCTCTCTTTTTAGAAAAAGACTTTTTTAAACCTGAAAAAGTTGAGCTCATGGTAGTTATGAATATTAATGAAGATAGTTTTTATGCTAATAGTCGTGCCAGTAAAGATAATTTTGAAAAAAAATTAAATGAAATTTTAGCTTTAAATCCTGATTATATAGACATTGGTGCGGTAAGCTCAAGACCTGGGAGTCATTATTGTGGAAGAGAGGAAGAATTTAAAAGGCTTAAAAACATCCTTGATTTAATTTATTCAAAAAAATATTATGAAAAAAGTATTTTTAGCTTAGATAGTTTTGATGAGTTTTGTTTGAAATATGCTTTAGATAGAGGTTTTAAGCTGATTAATGATATTACTGGTTTAAAAAATGAAAATTTAGCTAGGCTTGCAAGTGAATATAAAACGAAGTATTGTTTAATGCATATACAAAAGGAACCAAGTATTATGCAAAATAATCCTTATTATGAAGATGTGCTTGATGAAATTAGTTTATTTTTTAAAGAAAAACTTGAAATTTTAGATAAATATGGAGTAAAAGAAAGTATTTTAGATGTTGGAATTGGTTTTGGAAAAAGTGCAGAACATAATATGATTTTAATCAAACATTTAGAACATTTTTTGCAATTTAAAAAGCCCTTACTTATAGGCGCAAGTCGAAAAAGCGTGATAAATGCTTATTTTCCGAGTGAAATTAAAGATCGTTTAGCAGGAACTTTGTATTTGCATTTAAAAGCTTTTGAAAATGGGGCAAGTATTATAAGAGTACATGATTTGTATGAACATCAACAACTTTTTGCTTTAGCAAGTGCTATGAAAAATATAGGAGTATAG